In the genome of Rhopalosiphum padi isolate XX-2018 chromosome 1, ASM2088224v1, whole genome shotgun sequence, the window tgaatataatattacagtaaagtATTATCTAAATGAgttaaattgtacaaaaaaactATCTAAATAATGTTGAGCACCGCTTATGtagtatactaatatttataatcaatggtattgtggtaatatttttatttgtaaatcctATGCTGTAAATTAaactagtaattaaaaaaaactaatttacagataatattattctccGGATTCCAGTACTTTATGGACCAGTTGAAAGTTTAGAAGAAAGTGCAATTACTTATTTGTTAATTGGATTAAAAAAgtgtcaaaataataatgaattatttaaagtcTCCAATTATGAACTTCGTAATCCATCAAGTGTTGATGATATAGCACATATCGTGTTTAatttagtagaaaaaaaaattgtatctgtAAGTTAATGTCTCTTTATCAGAAGTTGTTTACATAtcgtaaaattatgatttttacagAGTAATGATATCAGTGGAATTTATCAGTGGTGTGGAAAAGAAATGTATACAAAGTATGATATGGTGGCTAAAATAGCTAAGAATTTTAACATGAGTATGAAGCAAGTAGTTCCAGTAAATGGGCAAGGTGGAGTAAAACGCccatttaatactttattagatGTTTCACGTTTAAATCAATTAGGAATTGGAACACATACTAATTTTGAAGATGGAATAAAAACTGTATTAGCCAGTTggattaataattagtttttttataatgactaaatgtaaaataaaataaaatgcatttaatctaaactattttatttctctacaattttataaatattttttttatttttgtatcattgctagttataaataaagaatatatttttaaagttatgcataaaaaaaactatttactgTATACCAAATAAGGAAAccagtatattatagtactgtTTATTTCCTGATAGTCTTTTTTTCATTTCCAAAATATGTTGGTTTGATCACTTGGTAATATGAAATCATTCTACATGATAGTTTAATACCACTTCCTGATGAGTAGACTTAAGACGtcagtaattaataatcaaatacattgacttgttttcaaataaaaaaacaaaagcaCTTTTTCAGtccataaatacaaaaaattaccaaattgaTTCATAAGTAAGTGAAATttggaagaagaaaaaaaattaattttcaaatggaTTActgataaactttttttttcatacatcaCTGATGCAATACCAGTAGACCCGCCATAGTCTATAGCGTTAAACCAAATCATCCTTTGAATTTCAATTAGAATACAACATAGAAATACACACTAGTCTTAGTATAAtactgaattttatttattttttgaggcAATAATTGATTATTGGTAGAACTGATAGGTACCAGTAGTGTTACTAAAGGGGATCAGAAGGTGCTTGTGCATCAGGGTTTATTCACTTAAAAAACCCaaattaatacaatgtttttatttttttaataatccaaaattattatttaattttaataaattaataaaacatgcaataatatttttaaaaaatgtataaaatgatgaGTAAATAGTATGAAAAAGTAAGATGAATGTATTCAGATCGTCAGACCTTCCTATATAATGCTTGGATAGCTGGATGAGGTAAATATTGCTCCCAGGTCCAAATTTTGAATTACGCTACTATTAGGTAccatataattgattattaaaattggtttatatatAAGGAAAGTTTGTAGTTAGACATCAtggcataaaaatataaaatatagggaAAGGATTAAAATAGGTTCTGAGTGACtccaaatgtattgattttatacgaatgttttattttgtgtatgaagacatatttttttcagtagTTAAGTCATTAAAGATGTTTGATGTTTCCCAGGGCTGCCGGATCTAGAGAGGGGGTAAACCAGGGAACTTGCACCAAGTCTTGGTCAGGGCCCAGGGGGCGCTATATCACCAAATAACAGTGGCATGATAGAGGGGGTCTGAATTATGAGAGGGcgctaattatatattttgtcccGGGTAAAAATatggtagataataataattgagaaaaactaaaataaaaaaatttgttaaacttTAAGTGTGGTGATCTGAGTAAAAATATCTTCATTTTAGAATCATATCTGTATAGCCAGAAGTAGTTAACTATTtgcttattaattgtatattattttaggattatttatatttttatgttaaggGTCTTGTAGTTTTTTGAGTAAACACAGCCCCTAACCACTATTTTTGGTGCCACACTGCTCAAACATTCTGAAATCTGCATACGATGtacgatttaaaatatgaaataataaactaataatttagtttaaatctTGGTATGATCAAAGGATATTACAATTACGGTAATCGGTCAAAAAgtccgttttaaaaaaagttggacaaaaagtccgaaaatacaaaatattttacataattaatatttattttaaaaatttaaaaatatttataaacattatatattataattacacattatattattatatttatttctattttcttattttcatttataattatataatttattacaacatattagaacaatatcaaaatttatttgtaactaaatacattttaacaaacaatgaaccaattttattttatttatgaacacGTCAatctaaataaaactaaaaaaaaataaatagtatatcataattaaaataaaaaaatataaatttgtcactattataggtacctaactatactattataggtagtggatttccgttatatttttgttagctatacaaaaatataatatgtgtacagcatttttaaattttcaaaataaatattaattaggtatataaagtattttgtGTTTTCGGACTATTGTCCGACACTAAAAACGTGCTCGGATTTTTtgtccaactttttttaaagcGGACTTTTTGTCTATGGACTTTTTATCCCCGGGCTTTTCGTCCATGATTctacaataattacataaatataatattaagcacTATCGCTTTTGATACTTGAATTTTGTACTAATTATCATAGAGTAATATTACTctattgtacttattatttatatagatggaaatagttattagttaatagaTTAGAATGATTAAATTgacattgaaaatttgaaagtaATGAAAATGTTTGTTGTTGTTCTGAATTGGCTATCGATTATCGATTATTGGTTATCATGATTATCGGTATCGACTGTAACAGCTGTATGGATTGTGTACTTACTTGCATTTAAtgctaaaaatagaattttaacacaatatttgtataaccgaataacaattaacaaaataaatgacaGTTTatccaaaacaataaaaaaaaataattcatttttgaatttataaaatcatgaatattatttcaaattttgaataagaaAAAGCGCATAATTTATCAgtggtataatttttttgaatttttgttttattatatttttatggtcaaaataaatcaaatcatTTCTAAATGACATACATTTAATTGTAGCTTAAATATAGACGCGCTTGGTTGTTCTTGTAATTTATAGGTTAGTTTGTTTCTCGAAATTAATATTCGCCATTCGATCATAACCCAAAATCATTTCTATTTTAGAATTAGAACTCATTTCTTTGTTGCTGTGTGCAAGATTCCAATGTGTTTTGTGTGttgttaatttacttttataattattaatttatcgagCTTAATATCTTAACGTTTTTCAAATACTAAACAAATTTCTCATATAGTTGATCAGTAAGAAGTATGCTTTGAATGTTTGAATAAATCTCAAGTAttacttttatgtttatttattcgtatttcGAATACATTTTGTTGGCTGTTGCTTTCAAGTAAGTATTTTTCATTACTTAACTGCAGTGTTTGATTACAAGGTTTCTTGtagttttttcatttaatagcgtgtttataataatattttacaagtaaaACTATTGTTTTCTGGGtagctatttaatattatataatatattatagcattttGAGTGTTCAACAATTTAGGAATTTTTTTATGCTTATATAAgaactataattgtatttacaaaatgttaactgtacgttccaatttattttttaatgctaatacctacatattatatctactatgttattactttaaaaatatttttacacattttaattttttacttcatTAGGTACTTTAGTTTTATTCTATTTTGATCACTGTTAATAGGTATCTTTTGTAAAGATGGAACATTAATTATTGTCTTAAGTtgttggtatttattattttagaaggtatacatttttttcactacttaaattaaaagataatactatgtaatataatatgtgtttatatgCATCTTATTAACAAtatcaatttgtaatttttaataataaataataattcatttaggTATAGCATTTACTGTTGTTTAAACAAGTTTGTATTTCCTAAGTAATTGGTTCTTAGTTGTATTGTTAGccattgatataaattaaaatgactttgaatagaaataatttgttaggtatttattgtttatttttatttttatactatacatattcaattttatttataggtatttgtaATTAAGTTTAAGTTAGATTTatcgattttagttatttatttattttaattttagtgtaatttaaattaatttttctacttaGAAAAATTGTTACAATCTACTGTTTGTTGTATAGCATCaattaaatgttgatatataaaaaaaaaatactaatatataatattaaattatacaacctGGATGCTCTAAGTTATAGCTTAAAAGTAGGATTGGTATTATAAACAGTTAGATTATATGTAATACACAATGAAGACGTAATGCTTAAAGaaatatgactatatatatatatatatatgtttaaacaaAGTCAATcaacataaaatcaaaattatactcATTGGTTTATGtaatcttgatatttttttatgtaaaggcatttgttcatttttaggaagattgtttacaaaaatatatgtagtatgCATCTATACTCTGTCCAGTTAGAGAATATGCCACTGCCCAAAAAAATTTAGGTCGTTCAGCAAATCCTCAGACATCACCTAGTTATGGTAAATGCCTTAGTTTGATCTGAATCAGTTAGTGTGGTGATTGGGTTATTTGAAAGGGAAAATGAGACCTCTACAAGCACAGAGCTTGACATATTCTCTAGCCAGATAAAATGTAAagctttaaatacataaataaatttgtaattattcttttagtttattaaaatatgcccttaaaaagtaatttgcgtataggtacattttttaaaatatagtaatttttttgttggaGCTTCTAGTTaagaattactatttttttttgcgtgtcttaattaatatcatcatttattatatacatggtaaataattaataagaacaaTTTCATCAATTGGGGGTGTTCTTCGTAATTCCATACCTCTTGTCATTTCACTTATCTGAATGCAGATTAGATAATCATAGTGCTAGTGCCTTACCAGAACTGTCCCAGAAATCAtggtagtttaaattattttaaggtgAGTTtacaaagttatattattaataacctcTACcttttttgatgaatatttatatttaattcatgtatacaatattttaattataattagtattgttatgtgttaatatttactattttatagtaaCTTAGTGGTTAGAAAAGTgtgataatttactaattttttttttgttttcagtacatttaatataagtactaaTTGAGAGTGTTTCATTCTACAAGTTGACATGGCATTGGATAGGtaggtacaaattattattatttataattattactatttatttatttaaattgaaaactattactacctataaataggtaataatttatatttttaatttgtgtataatacaatttcaaatcaatggtattatatacattttaaagtattacaATGCTAGGTGACTACTTGATTATTTTTAGATCACCATTTCCATTACTTGATGACACTTTAAGCTACTTGAATGTTGGAATAACtggaaaaattaaacatattgtaagaaataaatacaatatatttatttttcacatgtTGTTGCAAGAATGTGAATATATTAATGATGAGGAAATTAATTTGGCTTTATTAAATGAACCAGTTGTACCTTTGTAAGTTCtgtattttgtttgattattttttttttcattttttaaaccactgtctactataatattattaattactgtcaaagaaaatgttaaaaacaaattttacttttattattattttattttattttatgaattaacttctcttttattttgttatttttcgtattttctatacagaatacatattttgtattaattttttaatttgaaattaaggTCTAATGTACAACCTGGCTCATTACTGGCTTGTCTTCATCCACAAAATAAAACATGGATGCGGTGTTATGTTGTATCTATTTTGCATCACCAAGCTAATGTTGCATTTTGTGAAACTGGCGAaatgacaaaaacaaaaaaacttaaaGATATTCCAGAAAAGTATAAACGTATACCTGTAATTACGTTTGAAGCTGAGGTTAAATGTATTTGTCCTTATGGaaaattacaacatttaatggaggtaaatttaatattaactaatttggtttttttttttaaacatgtgattatacattaatatatattattatacagtattacagtaataatacaattacgtATTTTCAACAAACtagaatttttttagtaaaacaaaaaatttttttctattaaaaatactaatatttaagtatccaaacaattatattaattaataataaagatgtataatatgtgttttacatattttgtaggcaataccaatataattactttcaattaaatacacatttacTAATAGGTAGGTCAAATTTGTTAACAATCATATCATTAGTATTTTCTTActtattcaaaaactatttaaaaacatgtttaataagagatatttaaaaaagttttaagatataaataatttagaggACATCGCACCTGCACATGtgtgttgtcttcgtcttacacACTTAAgaaatagta includes:
- the LOC132917042 gene encoding methionine adenosyltransferase 2 subunit beta-like isoform X3; its protein translation is MKLFLTGASGLLGRSIYERFLNEPDWTVCGISFKRTSPGLTKLNLLDKDAVTNLLNTICPDVIVHCAAERFPDKVENDPQAAYDLNVGVSAHLADVAKNLNVPLLYISTDYVFDGDKSPYKETDEPTPINEYGRLKLLGEKAILAANLNNIILRIPVLYGPVESLEESAITYLLIGLKKCQNNNELFKVSNYELRNPSSVDDIAHIVFNLVEKKIVSSNDISGIYQWCGKEMYTKYDMVAKIAKNFNMSMKQVVPVNGQGGVKRPFNTLLDVSRLNQLGIGTHTNFEDGIKTVLASWINN